From the genome of Amycolatopsis camponoti:
GGACCTTGCGGTACTTGTTCGGGTAGGTGGCGTCCCAGTCGACCAGCGTGATCCGGCTGCGGGTCTGGCCGCCGTCGCAGCCGTCCTTGGTGTACCAGCTGACCACGACGAGCTGGTGGCCGTCGTAGTTGCCGCTGTTGGCCGTGCCGACCGCGTCACGGCTGGTCGTGATGCCCTGCGGGTAGTTCGCGCAGTCGGAGTTGTCCCCGCTGTCGAACCGGAAACCCGTGGACAGCCCGGCGACGGAGAACGACGACGGCAGCGCCGTCCGGTCGTGGTTCGCGTTGTCCATGACCGTGTGGACGGCCGCGGTGCCCAGCGTCGAGACGAGTGCGGAGTTGACGGCGTCGAACTGGTTGTAGTTCGCCGCCAGAGTGTACTGCGAGGCGGGCAAGGTCGTCGGCCCGGCCGCGGCGAGCGCCGCCGGCGGTGCGGCGACCAGGCCCGCGAGGATGCCGGCCGCGAGGACGGCTTTGCCCAATCGGTGGCGCAATGACATGAGACCCCCAGTAGTCCGATCAATGCCCGGGACACAGTAGAACCGGGCGGGGTGAATGGGCAACAACTTCTTGACGAATAGGGGAAGATCTTTTCCGGCGTCTCACATTGAGACCTGCGAGGGGCAGGGTCACGTGGTGTGATCACAGCCATGGAGTCCGAACCCGAACTCGGCGAGCACCGGGAGTGCTTCGAGCGAACCCTGGTGCCCGCCGGGTGGCGGATCGACTTCGAGGACGCCGGCGGGACTACCAGCTCGACGGGACGTAAGCCCAGCCGAGGTAGTCGGAGCGCTGCGCGTACGTCGTCGTCTGGTACACCGACGGGCCCGTGCTGATCGCGACGCCGCCGCCGAGTGCGAGCATGATGTGCCCGTTGCTGGTGGTGCTGGTGAAGAACACGGCCGTGCCGGCCGGGGCGACCGATCCCGTGTGGATGCGGCCGTTGGCCTTCTGCCACTGGTAGTGCGTCGTGGCCGAGGCGAACCGGCCGCTGGTGCCGAAGGAGCGTTCGACGAACAGCTCGCACTGGTTGTTCCAGTCCGTGTGACCCAGGCGCGCCTTGGCGAACGCGATCGCGCTGTCGGCCCGCGAGTCCGCCGGGTACGCCGAGCCGCCCGCCTTGAGGCCGTCGGTGTCGCAGTGCGGGACACCGCTGACGAACCCGTCGGTCCCGGTCTTGATGAGGGCGTCCGGCACCCACAGGTTGTCGCTGGTGAGGTCCCAGATCTCGTCGGACGCGGTCGCCTGGCAGACCACCGGCACCGACGCGCCGGTCAGGTACTTGTTCGCGACGCTGCCGGCCGCGTCCGCCGCGTCACCCTTCTTCGCCCGGCCGTTGAGGTCGGCCTTGGCCGGGAACGCGTGCGGCGTGGTGCACTGCGGCGCGACCATCGACGTCGACCCGGTCTTGACGTAGGCGTCGGGGATCCAGAGACCGTCGGTCGTCAGGTCCCAGATGCTGCTGCCGCCGTACTCCGGGCCGGTGTCCTGGCACGCCAGGGTCACCGAGGTGCCCGAGGTGTACATGTTCGCGATGCGCTGCTTGCCCACCGCGACGTCCGGGTCCTTGACCGTGCGACCGTCCACTGTGGTCGTGACGGGGTAGGCCGACGCGGCCTGGGCCGCGGGGGCGGCCAGCCCGGTGAGCGCGACGCCGAGGCCGATCGTGGCCACCGCCGCCTTGAGTGTGGTTCTCACTTTTCCTCCAGAACGATTCCGTGGGGCGGATCGTCGGCGGCCGCCGTACAAGAGCCGTACAAGCGAGCCCGGCGGCCTAGTACTTTCCGCCTATCCCGGACTCCCCGAAGATCGGATGCGCGGGCACCGGCGATCGGCGATCGTGGATGCGACAGACCGACGTGAGGAGAAAACCCATGCATCCGGCCGCCCTGATCGAAGGCCACGAACAGACCTGGTCGTGGCTCGCGCTCGGCCTGACCGGCGCCGTCGTCCTGGCGTTCCTCGGGTTGTTCCTGGGCGCGCTGATCAGCATCCTCGGCTCGCGGCTCACCGGCGGCATGAAGCTCGTCTGGGTGGTCTTCGCCTTCTGCGCGCCGTTCCTGGGCAGCCTGCTGTGGTTCGTGTTCGGCCGTCGTGACGCCTCCGAGCCGGCCCGCCGGTGATCGTCGCGGAAGGGCTGGCGAAGACCTACCGCGGCGGGGCCGGCGTCGAGGACCTGTCCTTCACCGTGCGGCCCGGCGTGGTGACCGGCTTCCTGGGACCCGACGGCGCCGGCAAGTCGACGACGATCCGGCTGATGCTCGGCCTGACCCACGGCCGCGGGCACACCACCTTCGGCGGCCGGGCCTACGCGGACGTCCCGGGTCCATTGCGGACGGTCGGGGTGCTGACCGACGCGGCGGCGGTGCACCCCGCGCGGCCGGCCGCCGCGCACCTGCGGATGGTCGCCGCGGGCGGCGGCCTGCCGGCGCGGCGCGTCCGCGAGGTGCTGGAGACCGTCGGCCTCGAGTCCGTCGCGAACAAGCCCGCCGGCCGGTTCAGCCTCGGCATGAAGCAGCGGCTCGGCCTGGCGACGGCGCTGCTCGGCGACCCCGAGTACCTGATCCTCGACGAGCCGGCCACCGGCCTCGACCCGGAAGGCGTGCGATGGCTCCGCGACCTCCTGCGGCGGCTGGCGGGGGAGGGCCGCACGATCCTCGCGTCGTCGCACCTGCTGGCCGAGGTGTCGCTGCTCGCCGAGGACCTGATCGTCATCGGCGCCGGGCGCCTCGTCTCGGCCGGGCCCCTGGACGAGTTCGTCCGGCGGCACGCGCGCGCCGACGTCGTGGTCCGCGCCGGGAACCCCAGCGTGCTGATGGTCGCGCTGGCCCGCGCCGGGCTGAAGGTGCGGCAGGAAGCCGCCGAACTGGTCGTCGACACCGCCGACACCGAACGGGTGGCGGCGATCGCGGGCCGGGCCGGGATCGGCGTGCGGGAGCTGTTCGTGCGGCGGAGCGGTCTGGAAGACGCCCTCCTCGCCGCGACCGCGGCCGCCGTCCGGCCCCGGGCGGAGCTGCCGTGAAGCACGCGCTGGCCTACGAGTGGGTGCGGGCCCGCTCGCTGCGGTCGACGTGGCTGCTGCTGGCGGGGGCGGGGGTGCCGCAGTTCGCGTCCGGCCTGTACTGGGGTCTCAAACGTGACTTCGGCGCGTTCACCTCGGCGTTCGGACCGGCCGCCCGGATGGGGGCGCTGCTGGTCGCGGCGATCGGGATCGCCGCGTTCGGGCTCGACCGCCGGCACGGCACCCTCGCGACCACCCGGCTGGTGCTGCGCTCGCCGGCCCGGATCGTCGCCGCGCGCGCCCTGGTCACCGCCGGGCTCGCACTGCTGGGCGGGCTGCTGATGGTGGTGCTGACCGCCGCCGGGGTGCTCACCGGCGGGGGTGCCCTGCCTGCCGGCGCGGGGGCGGCAGGCAGGGCGGGGGCCGCGGTGCTGCCGCTGACCGTCCTTTCCGGACTCGCCGGCGTCGCGCTCGGCGGGCTGCTGCGGCACACCGGGCTCGCCGTCGGGCTGTTCGCGGCGTGGACCTTCGTCGCGGAGACGGCGCTGGCCGCGCTCGGCCGCGTGCCGGTGACCGCGCTGCCCTTGAGCGGCACGGCGCTGTTCGCGCTGCCGGGGACGGCGGTGTTCGCCGTCCTGGTCGTCCTCGCCCTGGGCGCGGCGACGTTCACCCTGGCTCGCCGTGACGGCTGATCCGGCGCGCCCTAACCTGGGCACGGTGAAGCGCTGGCTGAGCTGGTGGGACGGCCGCGTCGTCCTGCTGGCGCTCGACGTCGCGGTGGCGGCGGCCACGATCGCGTTCAGCCTGCTCGGCGGCGACCCGCGCGACCAGCACCCGGCGCTCTACGTGCCCGCGGTGGTCGTCTCCGGGCTCGCGCTGCTCGCGCGGCGCCGGTGGCCGCTCCTCGTGCTGGGGGTCGCCGCGCTGTGCTTGATGGCGGACGTGACGCTGCTGCCGGTGACCATCGCGACGTACTCGGTCGCGGCCCGGCACGGCGTCAGCTGGCAGACCGGGGCCGCGGTCGTCGTCGCCGGCGCGACCGGCAACGCGTTCGGCCTGCTGCGGCAGCCGGGGGACCTCATGATGGTCGTGATCGGGCTGGGGTTCTTCGTGCTCGGCCCGGTGCTGGGCGGGCTGTGGATGCACCAGCGCGCGACGTTGCTGGCCGTGCTGCGGGATCGCGCCGAGGAGGCCGAGCGGGCCCGGACGCTGCTGGCCGACCAGGCCGTCTTCGCCGAACGGCGGCGGATCGCGCGCGAGATGCACGACGTTGTCGCCCACCGGGTGACCGCGGTCGCGCTGCAGGCCGGCGCGCTGTCGCTGCGGGCGCCGGACGAGAAGACCGAGCAGGCCGCCGAGACGATCCGGGCCACCAGCGCGACGGCGCTCGACGAGCTGCGCGGCATCCTGCAGGTGCTGCGCGACGACGCCCCGGACCCGGGCCCTGGCGTGCTCGCGTCGCTGGAGGACCTGGTCGCGGAGGTCGCGGCGACCGGCGCGCGGGTCGAGCTGACCCTGCCGGACCCGCTGCCCGTGGTACCCGACCAGGTCGGCCGGGCCGTCTACCGGGTGGTGCAGGAGTCGCTGACCAACGCGGGGAAGCACGCGCCGCACGCGGCCGTCGACGTCCGGCTCGCCGTCACCGGGGAGCGGCTGGCGGTCGAGGTGACCAACCGGCTGACCCCGCACGGCAGCGCCGTCCCGGGGTCCGGCTACGGGCTGGTGGGCATGCGCGAACGCGTCGAGCTGGCCGGCGGTGACCTGCGCACCGGCCCGACGGGTGACGGGCGGTTCCGGGTGCTGGCGGCGTTTCGGGTGGGGGAGGGACCGTGACGGTCAAGGTCGTGCTGCTGGAGGACGAGGAACTGGTCCGCAGCGGTATCCGGATGATCCTCGAGTCGGCCGACGACGTCGAGGTGGTCGCCGAGGACACGAACGGCGCGCGCGTGGTCGAGCTGGCCGACCGCTACCGGCCGGACGTGGTGCTGACCGACGTCCAGATGCCCAAGGTGGACGGCATCGAGGTGGTCCGGCGGCTGGCCGCGCACCCGGCGGCGCCGGCGGTGGTGGTGCTGACGACGTTCGACGTCGACGAGTACGTGTACGCGGCCCTGCGCCACGGCGCGGCGGGCTTCCTGCTGAAGGACACACCGCCGCGCGAGCTGGTCAACGCGGTCCGGGTCGCGGCCCGCGGCGAGGCGATGCTGTCCCCGAAGATCACCAAGCGGCTGCTGACGGACTTCGCTTCCGGCGGAGGGAGTTCACGGGCCCGGAAGCGCCTGGCGGAGCTGACGCCGCGCGAGCACGACGTGGCCGTCCACATCGGACGCGGGCTGAGCAACGCCGAGATCGCGAAGGCGCTGACCGTCAGCGAGTCGACCGTGAAGGTCCACATCGGACACATCATGGCCAAGCTGGAGGCGGCGAACCGCACCCAGGTGGCGATCGTGGTCCACGACGCCGGGCTGAGCTAGCGCGCCGCCCGGCGTTCGAGGATCTTCAGGGACTGCTCGCACCAGCGGAGGTTCTCCCGCTCGAACGCCAGCCCGCGCATCAGCGTCAGGTACGGGCCCACCCGCTCGGCGTCGGCGAGGTAGTCGTCCTCGAAACGGCCGTCGAGCAACTTCGCCCGGAGGCGCTCGTACCGGTCGATCTTCGTCTCCGCCCGGGTCATCCGGTCCTTCAGTGCCTGCCGGACGGCGGCTTCGTCGCCGGTGTCGACCGCTTGGACCTGGATCAGCAGCTCGTCGCGGATCACGCCCGGGCGCGGCGGGCGCGCGGTGAAGTCGTGGAGGGCCCGCGTGCCCGCCTCCGTCAACGAAAACAGCCTCTTGTCGGGCCGCTTCTCCTGGTGGACCAGCCGGGCGTGGACCAGCCCCTCGGACTCCATCCGGTCCAGTTCGCGGTAGAGCTGCTGGGGTGTCGCCGGCCAGAAGTTGGCCACCGACGCGTCGAACCCTTTCGCCAGGTCGTAGCCCGACGCCTCGCCCTCCAGCAGCGCGGCCATCAGCGCATCACGCAGGGCCATAGTGAACTAGTTGAGCGCTTCGCGCTGGATCTGGTCGAACTGGGCCGCCATGGCTTCCGACAGCGCCTGCGCGGCCGACAGCGGGCGGACCATCACCGTGAACTCGTCGATCAGCCCGTCGTCGTCGAAGTGCAGGAAGTCGCAGCCCTCGACGCGCGCGTCGCCGATCCGGGCCTCGAAGACGAGCGCGTGGTCACGGCCTTCGCCGCCGCTCAGCTCGCGCACGTAACGGAAGTCTTCGAACACTCGCAGCACGCCCCGCAGGATCGCGGCCGTGATCGCCTTGCCCGGGTACGGCTTGAACGCCACCGGGCTGCGGAACACGACGTTCTCCGCCAGCGTCGCCGCCATCGCGTCGGGGTCACGGGCCTCGACGGCCTTCCGGAAGCTGGTCATGCCTCACCTCACCTAGTCAACTTGTTGAATAGGACTGTACCGCTCGGCGACCCACAGCGTCACCACAGCTCCGCCACAGGCCCGGCCGCCACCTTGGTTCAAGGCCGGCTCAGGCGACCGTCAACCGGCCTTTACTCCCGAACCCGACCGCGAAAGGACAGGCATGGACCACGACCATGAAGGACAGCGGGTCAGCAGGCGCCGGATGCTCGCCGGGGTGAGCTCGGTCGGCCTGGGCGCGCTCGTCACGGCGTGCGCGGGCAAGAGCCCCGTCACGACGTCCACCGGCGAGACCGTCGCCCTGCAGGCGGTGACCGACGCCGACCTCACCGCCCTGTTCGCCGGCGCGCGGACCTGCACCCTCACCGCGTCCACCACCCAGGGCCCCTACTACTTCGACGCCGACAAGATCCGCGGCGACGTCCGCGAGGACAAGCAGGGCGCGAAGCTGCGGCTCGCCCTGCAGGTGCAGGACAGCGAGACGTGCAAGCCGATCCCGCACGCGGTGGTCGAGATCTGGCACTGCGACGCGGGCGGCCTGTACTCCGGCGCGGAAGCGGCGTCCGGCGGCGGTGGCGGCACGCCGCCCACCGGTCCGCCGCCGACCGGGACCCCGCCCACCGGTGGCCCGCCGCCAGGTGGGGACGCCGACCTCGAGCCGACCGACGACAAGCGGTACCTGCGCGGCGCCCAGGTCACCAACCAGCGCGGGATCGTCGAGTTCACCACGATCTGGCCGGGCTGGTACCGCGGCCGCACGATCCACGTCCACGTGATGGTGCACGTGGGCAACGAAAAGACCCTCACCACGCAGCTGATGTTCGACGAAACCCTGAACTCCGCGGTGATGGCGACCGAGCCCTACGCGCAGCGCACCGGCCGGGACACCTTCAACGACGGCGACTCCATCTACCAGCCGAGCATGCTGCTGAAGGTCACGAAGGCGCGTGACGGGTACGTCGGCTGCATCGTGCTCAACGCCGACCCGGACCACGACGGCAGCTAGCCCAGCTTCGCGTACGGGCACAGGGTTTTCGCCCGTTCGACCAGCCGCCGGACGTCGCCGACGCCGGGCCACGCGACCGCGATTTCGGTGCGCAGCACGGAACCGGCGCCGGCCGGGTCGGGGCCGACGGCGACCGTCACCGTGACGGTCAGCGCGGCCGGGTCGGCGCCGGTCTCCCGCGCGAGCACGCTCAGCGTCGCGTGGAAGGAGGCGGCGTACCCGGCCGCGAACAGCTGCTCCGGGGTGGTGCCGCCGCCTTCCCCGCCGAGTTCGGCGGGGAGCCGGAAGTCCAGCTGGAGTGTGCCGTCGGCGGACCGCGCCCGGCCGGACGCCCGGCCGTGCGCGAGCCGCCCGCCTTCCACCGTGACGGTGGTGGTGTGGAAGGCGGTGAACCCGGACCGGTCAGGCGCGGGAATCGCGGGCCAGCCAGTCGGCGAGCTTCGTCTCGGCGAGCTTCGCGCCCGGCCCGGGCAGGAGGTCTTCCGGTCCCGGCACCGCGCCGAAGTACGGCGCCTCGGGGTCGGTGACGACGGCGCGCGGGTCCTCGCGCGCGGTCAGCACGGTGCGCACCCACTCGTCGAGGCCGAAGACCTCGGGACCGGCGATCTCGGTGCGGCCGCCGACCGGCTGCCCGGCCGCGGTCCGGGCGACGGCGGCGGACACCTCGGCCGCGGCCATCGGCTGGACGCCGGCACCCGGCAGCCGCACGACGCCGTCGGTGGTCGAGGTGTCGGCGATCCCGCCGGCGAACTCGAAGAACTGCGTCGCGCGCACGATCGAGAACGGCAGGCCCGACTCGGTGACCAGCTTCTCCTGCGCGACCTTCGCGCGGAAGTAGCCGACGTCCGGCTGCCGGTCGGTGCCCACCACCGACAGCGCGACGTAGTGCGAGACGCCCGCTTCCTTCGCCGCCGCGACGAGGTTCCCGGTCGAGGTGCGGAAGAAGTGCATCACGTCGTCGTCGGCGAACGACGGCGAGTTCGACACGTCGATCAGGACGTCCGCGCCCAGCAGCACCTCCTTCAGCCCTTCGCCGGTGAGGGTGTCCACGCCGGTGCTGGGGGCGGCGGCGACCGCCTCGTGGCCGTGCTCGGCCAGCCGCGCGACCACGTTCGTGCCGATCAGGCCGGTTCCGCCGATGACGACGACCTTCATGTCCGTTCCTTCCGCTCGGCGCCGTCCCGGAGGGCCCGGAACGGCTGCACAACCCACTAGGACAAGACGGCGTGCGCGTTCGTGACAACGGTCCAGCCTCGCAGCTTCGCGGGATTGAGGACCAGCCAGAGGTCGGTGATCACCCGGTCGCGTGCTCTCCAGACGACGATCGCCGCAACGAGGTCGTCCACTCGCACGACGAGTCCGGTGCCCCCGTTGACCGAGTGCTCGTCCACCCGCGTGCCGGGGCGCGGGGCCAGCAGGGCGAGGACGGCCCGCGTCACTTCGGCGCGGCCGCGCACCGGCCGGTCCGCCGTGCGCAGCTTGCCGCCGCCGTCGAACCAGGCGGTGACGTCGTCGGCCAGCAGGGCGCCCAGTGCGGGGGTCGATTGCCCGGCGCACGCGGCGCGGAACCGCCGCGCGAAGTCGTCGGCCGGCGCGGGGCGAGGGGGAGCGGCGAGCCGGTGCAGGCAGCAGCGGCCGACCGCCCGGGTCAGCCACTCCGTCGGCGACGCGACGGCCGCCCGCTCGGCGGCGCCGAGCGCGTACCAGGCGCGGTAGGCCTCGTCGACGACGTCGCCGGGCCCGGCGAGCCAGGCGGCGACCTCCTCGAGGTGGCGGCGTTCGGCCAGCAGTTCGGCCAGCGCGGCATCGACCATGTCCGTTCGACAAGACGGCGCGCCGGAACGTGACGTGTCACAACGGCGAGGGCTGTCTTGTCTGCACTGGCATGACCACTCGCATCCCGGGGCCGCCCCCGCAGCTGGACGTCGTCGCGACCGTGCCCGGCGCGCCGCAGATCCACGAAAACGCCGAAGCGATGACGATCCTCGTCACGCTGCCACCCGGGAGCCCGGGCGCGCCGCCGCACCGCCATTCCGGCCCGGCCTACGGCTACGTTCTCAAGGGCGAGATCGTCTTCGAGCTGGAAGGCGAGCCCGAACGGGTGGTCAAGGCGGGCGAAGCGTTCTGGGAGCCGGGCGGCGACGTCATCCACTACCAGGACGGCAACCACCTGACCGACGCGGAGTCCGCGTTCGTGGTCACGATGTTCTGCGTGCCCGGCCGGCCGATGCTGGAGCCGGTGAGCGCGGAAGAGCTGGAGCGGCGCCGGGACCGCCGGGCGCCGCGGCCGTGATCCGCCGGATCGCATGATCGACACCGGTAGGCTGACGCTGTCGGAGGGAGCCGCGCGCATGGAGGACACCGGCCTCGAGGACGCGACCGCCGTCTTCGCGGAGGTGCGGCCGCGGCTCTTCGGGATCGCGTACCGCATGCTGGGCAGCGCCGCCGACGCGGAGGACCTGCTCCAGGAGGTGTGGCTGCGCTGGCAGGCCAGTGACCGGGCCGCGGTGCGCACGCCGGCGGCCTACCTCGCGACGACGACCACGCGGCTGGCGATCAACGCGACCAAAACGGCGTACGCGCGGCACGAAACCTACATCGGCCCATGGCTGCCGGAGCCCGTGGACACCTCGGCCGATCCCCAGCTGGGGGCCGAGCGGGGTGCGGCGCTGGAGCTGGCGGTGCTGCTCCTGCTGGAGAAGCTGACGCCGACCGAGCGCGCGGCTTACGTGCTGCGCGAGGCGTTCGACTACCCGTACGTCCAGATCGCGGAGATCGTGCAGACGACGGAGGTCGCGGCCCGCCAGCTCGTCAGCCGCGCGCGCAAGCACCTCGCGGCGGAACGGCGCACACCGGCCGCACTGCCCGAGCAACGGCGGCTCCTGACCGCGTTCGTGACGGCCGCCCAGGAAGGCGACTTGTCGACACTGGAAGAGCTGTTCGCGGCCGACGTGATCAGCTACTCCGACGGCGGCGGCGCGGCCCGCGCGTCGCGCATCCCGGTGCGCGGAGCTGTGACGGTGGCGAAGTACGTCCGCGCGTTCAAGGACCGGTTCTGGGAGGGCGTGACGGTGACCCCGTCGCTCGTGAACGGCGCGCACGCGATGCTGCTGTCCCGCGACGGCGAGGTGTTCACGGTGCTGACGGTGACCGCCTCGGCCAAGGGCATCGACCAGGTGCTGTGGATGATGAACCCCGGCAAGCTCAAGGCGGTCGCCGCCGTATGACGCCCTACACGCTCGCTCCCTTGGGCTGGTACTGGGCTCGCAACGCCTTCTTGTCCGGCTTCCCCAGTCCCGTCATCGGCAGCGACGCCGCCACGATCACCTGCTTCGGCACGTGCACCGGGCCCTTCCGCTCGCGCACCGCCGCCTGGATCTCGCCCGTCAGCTTCTCGACGGCGGCTTCGTCGGCGGGCGTGTCCGGGCGCAGGACCACCACCGCCGTCACCGCTTCGCCCCACTTGTCGTCCGGGGTGCCGATCACGCCCACCTGGGCGATCGCCGGGTGCTCCGCCACCACGTCCTCCACCTCGCGGGGGAACACGTTGAACCCGCCCGTCACGATCATGTCCTTGACGCGGTCGACGATGAACCAGAAGCCGTCCTCGTCCTCGCGGGCGACGTCGCCGGTGTGGAGCCAGCCGTCGCGGAACGTCTCCGCCGTCACCTCCGGGAGGTTCCAGTAACCCGCCGCCAGCAGCGGGCCGGCCACGCAGATCTCGCCGGGTTCGCCGGGCGCGACCGGGTTGCCGTCGGCATCGAGCAGTGCCGTGCGCAGGAAGGCCGACGGCCGTCCGCACGAGGACAGCCGTGCGTCGTCGTGGTCGCCCTTCGCCAGGTAGCTGATCGCCATCGGGGCCTCGGACTGGCCGTAGTACTGCGCGAAGATCGGCCCGAACCGGTCGATCGCCTCGCGTAGCCGCACCGGGTTGATCGACGCCGCCCCGTAGTACACCGTCTGCAGCGACGACAGGTCGCGCGTGCGCGAGTCGGGGTGGTCCATCAGGGCGTAGAGCATGGTCGGCACCAGCATGGTCGCCGTGATCCGCTCCTCCTCGATGATCCGCAGGACGCCGGCCGGGTCGAACTTCGGCACGACGACCAGGGACCCGCCCTTCAGCAGTGTCGGCGCGAAGAACGCCGCGCCGGCGTGGGAAAGCGGCGTGCAGATGAGGAACTTCGGCGCCTCGGGCCACTCCCACTCGGCGAGCTGGATCTGCGTCATCGTCGCCATCGCCTGCGCGGTGCCCATGACGCCCTTGGGCTTGCCGGTCGTCCCGCCGGTGTAGGTGATCGAGACGACCTGGTCCGGCGGCAGGTCGGCGGGGGCGAGCGGACGGGGGTCGAACTTCGCGGCGGTCGCGGTCAGGTCCGTGCCGACGTGGGCGAGCTGCTCGGGCACCGGCCCGATGGTGAGCACCTGGGTCAGCCCCGGCACCTTGTCCAGCAGGCCGAGCGCGCGCTCGACGAACATCGGCACCGGGTCGATGATCAGCGTGGTGATCCCGGCGTCGCCGAGGATGTAGGCGTGGTCGTCGAGCGAGCCGAGCGGGTGCAGCGCCGTCCGCCGCGACCCCTGCATCTGGCCGGCCGCGATGATCAGCAGGACCTCGGGGCGGTTCAGCGACAGCAGCGCCACCGCCGCCCCGGTGCCGGCCCCGAGCTCCTCGAACGCCTGGGCGTACTGGCTGACCTGCTCGGCGGTCCCGCCCCCGGTCATCGTGGTCTCGCCCAGCACCATCACCGGCGCGTCCCGGTGGCGCTTCAGGGCGGAGACGACCAGATGCCCGAGGTGGTTCGGATACCGCATCGCCTGCTCGTCCATCCCGGTCCCTTCCACGGCACAATACTAGAACACGTTACTGTTTTCGGCACTATACCCGCACGGGGCAAGGGGTGTCCGGCTCCTGCTTCGGTGGAACAGGTTTCATGGGATGGGGTGGCCTACGCGCTGTGTCCTGCCGGACCGAGCCCGTCGCAGATCCGGCGATCCGGTTGAACAGCGTTCGCATAGGTGGTCGCGGGAAGTGCTTGTGCGACGGGGAGACGGCGGGACCGTCCACATCGGACACTGATACGATGGCCACCGCCCTTCGCCCTTCCGGTCCGGTAACGCCGCGGCAACGACCCGTCGTGGCACCGGGACGAAACCGGGCCGGAATGCTCACTTACCTGACAGACGCGGGTCCGGGATGCTCACCGCAGAAGAAAAAGGGCTTTCCGCGCCGAGACCTTGCGCCGGGCCTCCGGGTGGACGACTATCGCGTGACGTTATGCACGTGCAAGCGCACGAGCAAAGGGGGAGGTGCGGGTGACCGAGGTGGCACCGGCGGTGGCGGAGACGGCGGACGTCCCGAGCGACGCGGTTCTGATCCAGGCGGTCCGCG
Proteins encoded in this window:
- a CDS encoding RNA polymerase sigma-70 factor; the protein is MEDTGLEDATAVFAEVRPRLFGIAYRMLGSAADAEDLLQEVWLRWQASDRAAVRTPAAYLATTTTRLAINATKTAYARHETYIGPWLPEPVDTSADPQLGAERGAALELAVLLLLEKLTPTERAAYVLREAFDYPYVQIAEIVQTTEVAARQLVSRARKHLAAERRTPAALPEQRRLLTAFVTAAQEGDLSTLEELFAADVISYSDGGGAARASRIPVRGAVTVAKYVRAFKDRFWEGVTVTPSLVNGAHAMLLSRDGEVFTVLTVTASAKGIDQVLWMMNPGKLKAVAAV
- a CDS encoding nuclear transport factor 2 family protein — encoded protein: MTSFRKAVEARDPDAMAATLAENVVFRSPVAFKPYPGKAITAAILRGVLRVFEDFRYVRELSGGEGRDHALVFEARIGDARVEGCDFLHFDDDGLIDEFTVMVRPLSAAQALSEAMAAQFDQIQREALN
- a CDS encoding ABC transporter ATP-binding protein, whose protein sequence is MIVAEGLAKTYRGGAGVEDLSFTVRPGVVTGFLGPDGAGKSTTIRLMLGLTHGRGHTTFGGRAYADVPGPLRTVGVLTDAAAVHPARPAAAHLRMVAAGGGLPARRVREVLETVGLESVANKPAGRFSLGMKQRLGLATALLGDPEYLILDEPATGLDPEGVRWLRDLLRRLAGEGRTILASSHLLAEVSLLAEDLIVIGAGRLVSAGPLDEFVRRHARADVVVRAGNPSVLMVALARAGLKVRQEAAELVVDTADTERVAAIAGRAGIGVRELFVRRSGLEDALLAATAAAVRPRAELP
- a CDS encoding PadR family transcriptional regulator translates to MALRDALMAALLEGEASGYDLAKGFDASVANFWPATPQQLYRELDRMESEGLVHARLVHQEKRPDKRLFSLTEAGTRALHDFTARPPRPGVIRDELLIQVQAVDTGDEAAVRQALKDRMTRAETKIDRYERLRAKLLDGRFEDDYLADAERVGPYLTLMRGLAFERENLRWCEQSLKILERRAAR
- a CDS encoding intradiol ring-cleavage dioxygenase; the encoded protein is MDHDHEGQRVSRRRMLAGVSSVGLGALVTACAGKSPVTTSTGETVALQAVTDADLTALFAGARTCTLTASTTQGPYYFDADKIRGDVREDKQGAKLRLALQVQDSETCKPIPHAVVEIWHCDAGGLYSGAEAASGGGGGTPPTGPPPTGTPPTGGPPPGGDADLEPTDDKRYLRGAQVTNQRGIVEFTTIWPGWYRGRTIHVHVMVHVGNEKTLTTQLMFDETLNSAVMATEPYAQRTGRDTFNDGDSIYQPSMLLKVTKARDGYVGCIVLNADPDHDGS
- a CDS encoding PLD nuclease N-terminal domain-containing protein, which translates into the protein MHPAALIEGHEQTWSWLALGLTGAVVLAFLGLFLGALISILGSRLTGGMKLVWVVFAFCAPFLGSLLWFVFGRRDASEPARR
- a CDS encoding cupin domain-containing protein, coding for MTTRIPGPPPQLDVVATVPGAPQIHENAEAMTILVTLPPGSPGAPPHRHSGPAYGYVLKGEIVFELEGEPERVVKAGEAFWEPGGDVIHYQDGNHLTDAESAFVVTMFCVPGRPMLEPVSAEELERRRDRRAPRP
- a CDS encoding response regulator, translating into MTVKVVLLEDEELVRSGIRMILESADDVEVVAEDTNGARVVELADRYRPDVVLTDVQMPKVDGIEVVRRLAAHPAAPAVVVLTTFDVDEYVYAALRHGAAGFLLKDTPPRELVNAVRVAARGEAMLSPKITKRLLTDFASGGGSSRARKRLAELTPREHDVAVHIGRGLSNAEIAKALTVSESTVKVHIGHIMAKLEAANRTQVAIVVHDAGLS
- a CDS encoding sensor histidine kinase gives rise to the protein MKRWLSWWDGRVVLLALDVAVAAATIAFSLLGGDPRDQHPALYVPAVVVSGLALLARRRWPLLVLGVAALCLMADVTLLPVTIATYSVAARHGVSWQTGAAVVVAGATGNAFGLLRQPGDLMMVVIGLGFFVLGPVLGGLWMHQRATLLAVLRDRAEEAERARTLLADQAVFAERRRIAREMHDVVAHRVTAVALQAGALSLRAPDEKTEQAAETIRATSATALDELRGILQVLRDDAPDPGPGVLASLEDLVAEVAATGARVELTLPDPLPVVPDQVGRAVYRVVQESLTNAGKHAPHAAVDVRLAVTGERLAVEVTNRLTPHGSAVPGSGYGLVGMRERVELAGGDLRTGPTGDGRFRVLAAFRVGEGP
- a CDS encoding Ohr family peroxiredoxin, with the protein product MPAPDRSGFTAFHTTTVTVEGGRLAHGRASGRARSADGTLQLDFRLPAELGGEGGGTTPEQLFAAGYAASFHATLSVLARETGADPAALTVTVTVAVGPDPAGAGSVLRTEIAVAWPGVGDVRRLVERAKTLCPYAKLG
- a CDS encoding SDR family oxidoreductase produces the protein MKVVVIGGTGLIGTNVVARLAEHGHEAVAAAPSTGVDTLTGEGLKEVLLGADVLIDVSNSPSFADDDVMHFFRTSTGNLVAAAKEAGVSHYVALSVVGTDRQPDVGYFRAKVAQEKLVTESGLPFSIVRATQFFEFAGGIADTSTTDGVVRLPGAGVQPMAAAEVSAAVARTAAGQPVGGRTEIAGPEVFGLDEWVRTVLTAREDPRAVVTDPEAPYFGAVPGPEDLLPGPGAKLAETKLADWLARDSRA